atgtctccagagaaggagactccaccacctctctggacagcctcttccagggctctgccaccctcaaagtgaagaagttcctcctcatgtttagatggaacttcttatgttcaagtttgtgcccattttctcttgtcctgtcactgcgcaccactgaaaaaagaccagccccctCCTCTATTTccttgaaaaaagactggcctcgtCCCCATTTCTCTGTGTCTTGAACTGTATTTTGTATGAATATAAATCTCAGTCTAGCACTTTCATTCAAATGGAGCCCTAGGCGCGGTGTGAGCCAGGTGATGCCAACTCTCATCACGCCAAGGAAGTTTTCCAGGCTGCCCAAGACTCCCCGTTTACATTCCTGCGTTAAACTGGCCGGAGCCCTGCGGGGGCCTACTGCTGGAGTTGTGGTTTGGCTCCCAATACATTTTGCCCGGCTTTCGGGAGTTCTCCGATGGCCGTGGGCTGTAGCTTTGGCGCTGTTGGCTTTCCCTGTAATTCTGCTAATGGTTTTTTGTGGCTGAGGGAGGACCTGGTCATTGATCGCTAGAGCTGTGGTTTTTAATAAAGCGTGGGGACCGTTTCCCCGCAGTTAGCATATCCTAGAATAATTATCCGTACTCCAAGGAATATTCGACAGTGGATGAAAGTGTTTTCATACAAAATTATTGTCAAACCAAAAATGTTTATTCTGTCATTGCTGAAAGCTTTTGGGATTATGATAAAACCGCCAAGCCATTAGGAATGGCCTGGACCTAAATTCTGGGCAGGATTCCTAGCTCTGTATGCAAACTCCACATAAATTTCCAGATTTCCCTCAGGTAATAATAACAAAGATTATTTTGTTGCAATGTTCAGCTAATAGATGGATGGGATACGGATATATAAAGTAAAGATAGACTGCAATCAATTGATTTTGCTTTGTCCCTGGGTACACGCTTCCAATTTAtaataaatgttattttgctGTTCCCTGGATTCAACTTAACCCATTGAAAGAAATGAAGTTGGTTCTCTGAAATTTGTAGCGGGTTGTAGTTCctgtttgatttatttatattcataGAAGATGAAAGTTGTCTCTAAAGTAATAGCTGGGAGTAAAAGCAGACTAAAATGTAGTTGCTTCTGCCGAAAGAGAATATTTCTTCTGACAGCTTTGAAGTATAATTGGAGTTTGAGCAAgtccctgtcttttttttatttccactgatACATTTTTTTAGATGGCATGATCATGATTTCTTTTGCAATAATGTGTTGGGACGCCCTGGTGGTTGCAACGGATTTGGCGAATGgttttatttactgaaaatattctgTGGATATTTTTGTTAATGCAAAAATTATGGATAGAAGATGAATACTCAGTGCTTTGTTATTTGAGCCTCCTGTTTGCTAAGAGTGATAAATGACATGGAATGAGAATTTTAGACAACAAAATTGGTGTGCCTGATCATATAAGTGAAGAAAACAGGAATTCTGTTTCAACTGAGGAAAATGTAGgctattcttatttttatttttttcagcttgatagatataaataaataaataaatattcctgtttctttctgttaTCTCTGCTTTCATAGCTTGCTTAATTTCATTTCCATCGCTGATTGGGAAGCTTTCAGTGTTGCCATGCAGACTACTTACCTAAAGAAATAATGACCTTTATCGGTCAAGAAAAATGTCATCTAGTTGACAGTTCCCTCTGTGAATGTcacagaattttattattttttaaagaaagccaaCTACCTGAATCTGTGGTGACATTAGATAAGATTTCTATCAGtccaccacttctttttttttcctccatgagcTTATTGTCCTTGGCTTCTGTTCAGTGATCTGCCTTATATTCAGCCCTTGGGTCATGCTGAAACATCATAACAATAGAATTGTTAAGGGTTAATATGTGAGATTTGAGATGGTTTATATTTGTGGGGTGGGGAAGTGAAGGAggatgaagaagagaaagaaatctcTACTTCAGTAATTATGGGGAAAATCCCCAAGTACAACTTGGCATGAATTACAGAATTCTTGTTATTATTTAGTCTAAATTAATCTGACCTTCTTAAAGGGGGATACTgatgggaagatttttttttccgcTCTGCTTAAGGAATTCTTAAAATGTATTCTTCACAGAAACAATGGCCTGCAGAGTGAATTAAAATAGCTTCTAGCTCTCTTCTTCATCACTCAATAATGTATGAAATAGctgaaaatgctttattttattttggtaacGTGAAATGTCGGTCCTGGTTATTTCTTTGTATCACCTGGAGAAGTCTTTAGTGATGTGAGATATATACGGTTGAAGTATTTTCAACTTCtatctgaaataagaaaagcGTCTAAAAGCTTTGACACTGacatctttccttcctccttcatgGATGTTTGAGTAAATACGTATGAATGCaacttcccaatatctcatctgaacatttccttttctcctttcttgtctATCTTTTAGCTTTTTTGTAATTCTGCAATCCTGTAAGTACCTGCTACTTGCTTCAAGTAAAAGAATGTTATTTTCCAGAAAACTGTCATTTTGgggtttcttgctttttttacaTAGAATGTGAAGATTAAAGGtgcattgtttttaaaagcaaaatgaccTGCAGTTCAgacaaactggatttttttaaaggaggtttCTTCCTCAGCCTACTTAAAAGATCCTGTTTGTAAATCTGTTGATCCCACagtttcaaaaccatttttttttaagcccatcAAAAGGGTGGTGAAGAATGACTCAAGGTAGAAAAGAGAAGAGATGAGGTGAGCCCCGGAAACTGCCATTTCCTGCTGCTCAAGGAAATATTTGTTGCTGCTGAAGAAAATATTGATGCAAATGCATCTTCCctctcatctctctctttctctctcggATTTTCTTGCTTCCTGTCTCTCTGATCTGCTCCGCTGCCTCTTTCCCAAAAGTTAGCGGTATCCCCTTGCTTTGACAGGTGGAGGAGTGTTGCCTCTTTGGAGGTTTCTTCTGCCCTTTGGTGCCTATTTGCAGTGATAGTTAGTTTGAGCTGAGGTAAGTGCCCGTTTGCTCTGTAGAAGCTGTAGTGGTTCAGCAGTTCCACATCTGTGGAGCCTGCTGAaaatttccttctgaatttgCCTTCAGAACATTAATTTTTATctataaaagagaggaaaagttgAGAGTGTAGATCATGGGATTATTAAAGAAGCACAAAAGAGATACAGGTGTTGTCCAGGAGCTCAGGGCTGGTCTTCCTCATTCTGCATTATCAGTAGCGCTGGGAAGTTTAAAGTGGCTCCAAAAGTGAGtcttttctgctttaattaagttcaaacataaaaatatttctcattgcTCTATgtttaagcaaaaatatttctgtaagatCATCACCCTTTTGTACTAGTCCTTCTTAGGTGTCATTTCTGATTCCAAAACATCCAACTCCATTTTACTACTAAAAACTCTGATGGTGGCTTCCACTCGGAACCATGTGGTATATTgctcatattttaattttcagtatgttttgaaaacaaaactattGCAGAATTTCCTGCCCACTGCACTGATAAATCAGATAAACGTCTGCTTTTTCACGCAATGTGCCTAGAAATGGCCTTGTACCAAAGGATTGGATGTGGGAGTTAATTGTAAGGTTTCAGTGAGGAAAGCTCTGCGTGTCTAAAGCCTTTGTGTTTTAGACAGATGACACGGTCATTTATGTTGACCACCAAGGGGAACGTGACCCCTCAGGCTGTAGCAGGAATTGTCCAACTCTGGGAGTGAAGAGCATCCTTGCGACTTCTCACTTGATGGGAAAAGGCAATGTCTTGACTGACTCCTTGAGCAGATACAACGGTGGAACCCATGAATGGTATCTCCTAGTCACTCTGTTCCAAGCTGAGTTGGAATCCCAAACACGCTTAAGCCAGGAAAAATGCCAGTGTTTCAAAACTGCTTGACGGTAAACAGGACACAATACTGATGTCATCTGGACTGGGAAATACTCTCATGTCCATGTTCTCAGTGCGTTTATTGGTGTAGAAAGCCAATGGGACAGAACTAGAATGCTCTTGGTGACTGAAAGTGGAGTTGGCAGCCTTGCCTTTTAATCATTCTGGATCTGATGTCAAGACCCTGAAACACTTCCAGTTCATTTGGCCTCTTCTTTACTAGTGAGGGAAACTCTGGTTTGATCATACGTGTCTCAACGTGCCATGTTGCTTCTGCAGTGCTTTGGGCATTAGATTGTTCTTCTGAGAGTCCAAGAGTTCTTTGGGGAAGATGCCTGCGTTTGGGCAAACTCACTTGAAGTGGGAAAGATTCTCTGTCTTGCAATGGACTTGAAAAATCTTGACATTTGATGCAGTCACAACTAACTTCTGGTTTGACAAggttctgtctgctgctttgagTTCctgtcttcatctgcaaaaaatcTGTACTTACTCTTCAGATTCCGCTGGTGCTGCTTCCATGTGTTCCTCCTTGGTTTTGAAGCCTTTTCCTTCCTAGACTTAGACTCCTGTTCTCATAAATTTATGCACTTTGATGGGATTTGAGGTTGatcttcttttccatctctttaaAGATGTCTGGCTTCGTAGTCTATACCTAAGGAATGAGCGGGCAGGTGAGATGTAGGCACGAGAGGTGACCACCCTACGGCCTGTTCTACCAAGTACATGTATTCTCTGTTCCgcatcttaatttcttttttgtatgtatgtgcCTGAAGTGATTTCTGTTTCCATCTTGCCATGCAACTCATCTGCCTGCATTTTGCTGAAGCTTTCCTGAAATTCATACTTTGTAGTGCTAAGGACACGTATTAACAGGGAGATGGGAGAGCAAAAAACATGGCTTCTCTGTGAAACCTGGaggtaacatttttctttttcagaatgaaAGGCCCTGTAAGTAGAAGAGGAGGATGATGTCAGGGGTTTTCTTGGGTCTTTGAacttatttttatctgaaaaggaTGCCATTTCTTGCTACCCTGAGACGTAAAAGTTAGATGCTATTTTCAGATAGTCTCTGATTTTCTGAAACGCTAACCCAAGATGTGCGTGAAGTAGATCAGTATGATTTTTGCCAGTGAAGTTCCTGAGGATGAGATCTGGCATTTTTCAGTAGTAATCTGCTTCTGAGGTGTAGCAGTGCTGGGTATGCAAGTCACCGATGCACGTTAATTAAAATATCTATGCTGTGTTCACTTATGCTGTCTTTcgtttttcttgttcttttctcttttctttgttttgttaagCGTTGCAGGCTGTGTGTACCGCGTAGTTCAGACGACGGGACCAGATGGAAAAAACCTTCTGAAATTACTTCCAATTTCTAAATCTTCTGGAAGCTTTGTGCCAATAGTTCCGTCTTCAGCCATGCCAAATAATTCTAAAGCGAATATTCCTAGTCCGGTCCATCTTACTTTTAAGACACAGCTTGCCAATACTACTACACCTTCTTCTGTTAAGATACCTGTTTTTCAGTCTCCTAATCCTGGGAAGATTATTCTTACGAGGACATTAGACAAACAGGAAGGTGTTAGGGCAGGTTCTGAAAAAGAAAGCTTAATTCCCAAATCAGCTGCTAACGTCCAGAGCAGTTGCGTGTCAGTTGATAGATGGTCTTTGCAGAACGTTGCTGTAACGAGCTCATCCAACCAGAGTAACCCTGCCTACATGTTGCTGAACACAACGAGTCTTCCAGTGGCTGTGAAGTCTCCGGTCCTGCCCTCTGACCACCACCTCCAGATACCAGCTGACGCAGAAGTGAAATCTGTCCCAGCTTCTTTTTTACCGCCTGCAATACAGCAAAAAATACTGGCGGCTGCGGCAACAAATGTGTCTGGAGGAGCTGAAAGTACAAAAATGCCGACTGTTATTTACGTGTCACCAGTGAATACGGTGAAAACGGTACTTCCGAAGTGTTTGCAAGCCATTTGCCCCAAACCTGCCGCAGAAGTTTCAAAATCATTAATAATGTCAGCTACACAAAAGGGAAATAGTTCTTCTCCTGAGACAGCGCCATCTGATGGTCAGCGGTGCCAGCAGACTCCAATGAAGTGGATTGTGCAAGAAAGTCCACAGTCATCAGCGCCTTGCCTTATTCCTGTAAAGTCATCAAATAACATGGCTTCTAAGATCTTGAAAACTTTGTCAGACATGAAGAATGTAGAAGGTAACTCCGCAAATATTTTACCACTCTGTTCTAGTGGTCCCGGTGGAAGCCaaacaaaaatcacacctcttAAAGATAATGCTCTGGTCATGTACAATGGGAAAGTCTATTTGTTGACCAAAAGAGGCTCTGATGTTCTCACAGCCCAAGCTGACAAGCAAGCACCTTCCTCTTCTGATGCTTCACTTAAAAAGGACACGTCCAAGTTGATTGATTCTACTGCAGTCAATAAAATAACCAATGAAGTAGTGAATCTGGTATTGTCAAAAAGCAAAGGAATGGTGCTGTCTCAGAAAGATCCAAAACCATGTAAAAACccaaaaaattcttcaccaactGGCTTAAGAAACGACTTAAAATCTGCACCTGCAGCTCTGGTGACACCAAATGCCAGTCAGGAGAATTCTGCTGGAAACCAGAGAAAGAGTTTGCCCGTCACCGAGAGCATTTCAAGTGGAGCGACCCCTATTACAGCTGTAGGGGCGCAGGAAAACGTGTGTcaaaatggcaaagaaaagagTCCTTTCCCCAAAGCAGCAAGTGCTGTTTCACCTCAGTCTAAGCAGGAGTGTGGTTTCAGTGACGACTGGCAAAAGGTAACTCTCTCCAATAAACGTGCCCATCTCAGTCTCTGCTAAATTTTTATATGGTCCTGGTTCTATTTGAATAAAAGGGCTATTAATAAGTTCACAGATTTTTATAACCAGGTTTCCTGTCACTGGAAATGCTGGTCTAAAGTGTGATTCTATTcaataaataatcttttttttttttttttttttttccaataagatTGCACTATGCAAGTGAGAAAATGCATAAAGAAAAGTGCAGGGAAAAgatgactttttattttctcGCAGGATAAATTGTCGGTAACAACTGAAACTTTAGGAAGGTTGTTCGTTGTTTGAGCCCTGGGAGCTGTGTCTGCTCTCTGGTGTTGGTGATGCCACGTTCTGATGGCACAGCCGCTGACTATGTGTAGGTGTGGTGTGAGGCAGAGAAGTTTGCAGCTACCCAAGAGGAAAATGAGGTGGAAGAGCAGGGTTTGTCATCCAGAGACAAACCCTAGTATTGCACTAAGTCAGCTCCAGTCTCCGCTAGCGCAGACGGCCAAAGGCAGAGTTGTGTTTCTGACCTTTCATGCCACGATGGGGAGGGACCCACCTCCTTTGACTCATGGTTTCATGTCAGGCAGAAGAAAATCTTGAGATCTTTAATGGTTTTCCCTCTTCATGCTGGACCAGCATATTCTTTTAAGATCATAATgttgaaaatatataaaaagtccTTGGCCTCAAATCCCACAAATTCTACCCATGAAGGGTTGTAGGTCAAGTTTTCAGTTGCTCAAGAGGCCAGAATGAATTTGCCTCCTGAAGCTAGATTGTACTTGCTTGCGTTGGcagaaaagaaatgccagctcagctgATCTGTGCAAATTTTAGACATTTGATCATTGCAACAGGCTGTAGGGCCTCCTTTTTGATTGTTCCTTACCTGAAAAATGGTtaacatagactttttttttttcccttcagtgctGTGTGATGCGAGGTGTTAGAATCGTCATTTGCTTTAACCTCTGAGAAAAATAGCGTGGCAAATGTTTACTGCTTTTAGTCCGTAAATTTGCAAGGCCATGGGTTGCCAGACACTGCTGTGAGATTGAACGTGAAGGTCAGAAACAGCTCAGGGTACAATGAGGGTAGGGACGAGAGATGGCTAATAGTGCTTTATTACTGTTATCAACCGCAGTGCAAATACCAAATGCATTCAACAGTCTGAAAGTGATGCTGTAAAGACACTGTCTGATCTTCCATCATCTTCCTTCGTTACTTTGAAGCTTTAGAGCAGGGGATTCCCTTGTTTCTTTCACTTCTGTGGTTTAGTAGTTGGACTACTGCATTTTCTGGATGTTCCACAAGGTACCCGGTGTTTTAAATAATTGTCAACAGTGTTAGACCTCTCAAAGTTGGCTTACCTGTCTTAAGTGTAACTCTTGCAGAATGGCTGACAAAACGAACATTCACCTGTCTTTCTGGTAGCGAATTTTTAGTTTATATgaatggagagagaaagagagagagtgagagagtgtGACTGATGGCGCTCTCACTGTTTCTGTATTGCAGATCCAGTCTGAAAAGATGGATTCACCAGAAAAGCGATTTATTCAAATCAAACAGCAAGAGAAGCCACATTGGAAACAATACTTGGAATTAAGGAAAAGATTTGGCCTCTCTAAGGAAGAGAGAGTGTACCTTAAGAGAATACCATTAAGGACCTCCTATGAGAAACCAGAAGAAAGGGTTTGTTCCAGTAACAGCTTGAAAAGGACAAATGATTCTTGCAGTTCATTGTCGTTAGATGTGGAAATAACAAATCAACATGAGGAATGTGTCGAACAGGAAAAGGTATCTTGACATTTTTCAGTGCTAAAACATATACTGCAGTACATTCAGAGCAGCACGTGTGTGGTCAGTACAGAGCTGCGTGGTTATTTGGACCCTCCCACCTCGGGATTTGTCAGGGCGAGTCAGTAATTGTTATGGTCCCCAGGAG
This portion of the Numenius arquata chromosome 24, bNumArq3.hap1.1, whole genome shotgun sequence genome encodes:
- the LRIF1 gene encoding ligand-dependent nuclear receptor-interacting factor 1, which produces MSSRPLGAPRSREERSGSATQFVAGCVYRVVQTTGPDGKNLLKLLPISKSSGSFVPIVPSSAMPNNSKANIPSPVHLTFKTQLANTTTPSSVKIPVFQSPNPGKIILTRTLDKQEGVRAGSEKESLIPKSAANVQSSCVSVDRWSLQNVAVTSSSNQSNPAYMLLNTTSLPVAVKSPVLPSDHHLQIPADAEVKSVPASFLPPAIQQKILAAAATNVSGGAESTKMPTVIYVSPVNTVKTVLPKCLQAICPKPAAEVSKSLIMSATQKGNSSSPETAPSDGQRCQQTPMKWIVQESPQSSAPCLIPVKSSNNMASKILKTLSDMKNVEGNSANILPLCSSGPGGSQTKITPLKDNALVMYNGKVYLLTKRGSDVLTAQADKQAPSSSDASLKKDTSKLIDSTAVNKITNEVVNLVLSKSKGMVLSQKDPKPCKNPKNSSPTGLRNDLKSAPAALVTPNASQENSAGNQRKSLPVTESISSGATPITAVGAQENVCQNGKEKSPFPKAASAVSPQSKQECGFSDDWQKIQSEKMDSPEKRFIQIKQQEKPHWKQYLELRKRFGLSKEERVYLKRIPLRTSYEKPEERVCSSNSLKRTNDSCSSLSLDVEITNQHEECVEQEKIIIDLEEDLTKKRKIRSSPLSDSGKRRKTSVRSSTSSSSEDTSPSSSVHNRSVSPPPVLVQQSPSTDFVTSSAGRDPEQDPDSQYSYVTDSSIPVLVSCEDDTSVLEGSFRDDAFPLTAPDLDETIRDEKIKRLKQLLREREAALEDMRRKMQQS